A single genomic interval of Spinacia oleracea cultivar Varoflay chromosome 6, BTI_SOV_V1, whole genome shotgun sequence harbors:
- the LOC110791559 gene encoding F-box/LRR-repeat protein At3g26922-like has protein sequence MGPKRSKVMSTLDSKDHQIDRLSSLPDNLLIDILSRLPLKSAAITSVLSRQWRYIWTQITNIVLDMASRTSWNWNGCVFTTANGILWQLTSPKIHRFELCLPFSTKGMKKVRFSYVESWIHDICVRNTDYIQVQGSCMWDNYPIPTCILQCQSLVVLQLIGGISIKVPHGGLVVSLPKLKKFNFSVEVLDCELLAKLFRSCPLLEDLTLAGEFLESEQCFDLSVHNLKILVIKASVYPQPKHEKFVINASKLQEITLCGTNLDFVRFVNYSNALITANIRLKSILMDKVDYLSRTTDLARLISSVSSLNLNSTILKAFTELETDLLPVFDNLSSLSITLGDGYGSWNDMLQFLRRSPKLEFLRISLPQVFRWDISEQWSGCWSRLKRIGIKYINGTDADVEMIKYLLNHAKELEVLSVYVRVPGNNKAKMSFLREKLFGLQKYSTCKIKFYGRYGLHSPPMTNEVGL, from the coding sequence ATGGGACCCAAAAGAAGTAAAGTAATGAGCACTCTGGATTCAAAAGATCATCAGATTGATCGATTGAGTTCACTTCCGGACAATCTCCTTATAGATATTCTCTCTCGTCTTCCTCTCAAATCTGCCGCCATAACCTCTGTCTTATCCCGCCAATGGCGTTATATCTGGACCCAGATTACCAATATTGTCTTGGACATGGCTTCACGAACTAGCTGGAATTGGAATGGATGTGTCTTCACGACTGCCAATGGCATTCTTTGGCAGCTTACCTCTCCGAAAATTCACCGTTTTGAACTTTGTTTACCTTTTTCTACCAAGGGGATGAAGAAAGTTCGTTTTTCGTATGTAGAATCATGGATTCATGATATATGTGTCCGAAATACAGATTACATCCAGGTACAAGGTTCTTGCATGTGGGATAATTATCCAATACCGACTTGTATTCTTCAGTGTCAATCTTTGGTAGTCCTTCAATTGATTGGAGGTATTTCTATAAAAGTACCTCATGGTGGACTTGTTGTTAGTCTTCCTAAACTTAAGAAATTTAATTTCTCTGTGGAGGTTTTGGATTGTGAATTGTTGGCCAAACTTTTTAGGTCTTGTCCACTTTTGGAAGATTTAACTCTGGCGGGTGAATTTTTGGAGAGTGAACAATGTTTTGATTTATCAGTTCATAATCTCAAAATATTGGTTATTAAGGCGAGTGTTTATCCACAACCTAAACACGAAAAATTTGTGATCAATGCGTCAAAGCTTCAAGAAATTACATTATGTGGTACTAATTTGGATTTTGTTCGTTTTGTCAATTATTCGAATGCCTTAATCACAGCAAATATTCGGTTAAAGTCTATTTTAATGGACAAAGTTGATTATCTTAGTCGAACAACGGATTTGGCTCGGTTGATTTCTAGTGTAAGCTCCCTTAATCTGAATTCCACTATTTTAAAGGCTTTTACAGAGTTGGAGACTGATCTTCTTCCGGTGTTTGATAATTTGTCTAGTCTAAGCATTACGTTGGGTGATGGTTATGGTAGCTGGAATGATATGCTTCAATTTCTAAGGCGGTCTCCGAAATTAGAGTTCCTTCGTATATCATTGCCACAAGTATTCAGATGGGATATATCAGAACAATGGTCTGGTTGTTGGAGTCGGTTGAAAAGGATAGGGATAAAATACATTAATGGGACTGATGCTGATGTTGAGATGATCAAGTACTTGTTGAATCATGCAAAAGAATTAGAGGTATTATCGGTTTATGTTCGTGTACCGGGTAATAACAaagcaaaaatgtcatttttacgTGAGAAATTGTTTGGACTTCAGAAGTACTCAACATGTAAAATCAAATTTTATGGTCGGTATGGACTTCATTCCCCGCCAATGACCAATGAAGTAGGACTGTAG
- the LOC110791560 gene encoding F-box/LRR-repeat protein 13 — MEAGSSSLEDGYRSMTGKCKKRQILESKDKVDRLNLLPDSILVDILSLLPIESAVRTCALSRRWQYLWTQVTRLVFDYYGLPSRIRGLDWDDSFFAIVDHILQQLTSPKIHCFNIRFFYGRNKDDAFVSYVDSWFHDICARDTDHIQVDAQRSVYGDIDLLTLPTCILHSKSLGVLHLSGNFLINACDVKLPNLKKFHYSVQPFDSRLLTKLFKCCPLLEDVTLLGDLEESELCLASNLKKFAFTSDLLQGKLTINVSKLKELEIHVRSLSVVYFVKNSGALVSANVSLNSEFLTENDYLSHTEQLSQVISSVRYLCLNSATLRALNKVDYVLDNLIQLRIRLDDSIACWNDVLHILQCCSSLKVLVVFSLRGYYSMPQVINVGDDIPLCFSSQLTRVELHHLPGTAADLEFMKYILYNANALEVLSVELSVDAKRSDLRLWKEYVFCETLFLLPKLSICCEIQVSGKCLSSSSRDFQKKSKTLLCQIRRSY; from the coding sequence ATGGAAGCTGGATCTAGTTCATTGGAGGATGGATACAGAAGTATGACGGGAAAATGCAAAAAGCGGCAGATATTGGAATCCAAGGACAAAGTTGACCGGTTGAACTTACTTCCGGACAGCATTTTAGTAGACATTCTCTCTCTTCTGCCAATAGAATCTGCCGTTAGAACTTGTGCCTTATCTCGCCGATGGCAGTATCTCTGGACTCAAGTAACTCGTCTCGTATTTGATTACTATGGCCTCCCATCTAGAATTAGGGGCTTAGATTGGGATGATTCATTCTTCGCGATTGTTGATCACATCCTTCAGCAACTCACCTCCCCCAAAATACATTGTTTCAATATTCGGTTTTTTTATGGTCGTAATAAAGATGATGCCTTCGTTTCTTATGTAGATTCCTGGTTTCATGATATATGTGCTCGAGATACAGACCACATTCAGGTAGATGCACAGCGTTCTGTCTATGGTGATATTGATCTACTTACTTTACCAACTTGTATTCTTCACTCTAAATCTCTGGGCGTGCTTCATTTATCTGGGAATTTCCTCATTAATGCGTGTGATGTGAAGCTTCCTAATTTGAAGAAATTTCATTATTCTGTCCAACCTTTTGATTCTCGATTGTTGACCAAACTTTTTAAGTGTTGTCCACTTTTAGAAGATGTAACTCTGTTGGGTGATTTAGAGGAGAGTGAACTCTGTTTAGCTTCTAATTTGAAGAAATTTGCTTTTACATCTGACTTATTACAAGGTAAGTTGACCATCAATGTGTCCAAATTGAAGGaattggaaatccatgttcggaGTCTATCGGTTGTTTATTTTGTCAAGAACTCTGGTGCATTGGTTTCAGCAAATGTGAGCTTAAATTCTGAGTTCCTCACTGAAAATGATTATCTGAGCCACACAGAGCAGCTTTCTCAGGTTATTTCTAGTGTAAGGTATCTCTGCCTCAATTCTGCTACATTAAGGGCCCTTAACAAAGTGGACTATGTCTTGGATAATCTGATCCAACTTCGGATCAGATTGGATGATTCCATTGCATGTTGGAATGATGTGCTGCATATTCTACAATGTTGTTCGAGCCTCAAGGTACTTGTTGTATTCTCATTGAGAGGCTACTATAGCATGCCACAGGTTATAAATGTTGGAGATGATATACCTCTTTGTTTCTCAAGTCAACTTACAAGGGTAGAACTGCATCATCTACCTGGTACTGCTGCTGATCTCGAGTTTATGAAGTACATCTTGTATAATGCAAATGCATTAGAGGTGTTATCTGTTGAGCTTTCCGTGGATGCTAAAAGGTCAGATTTGCGATTGTGGAAAGAATACGTGTTTTGTGAGACTTTATTCCTACTCCCTAAGCTTTCCATATGTtgtgagattcaagtctctggTAAGTGTCTCAGCTCATCTAGTAGGGACTTCCAAAAAAAGAGTAAAACACTCCTTTGTCAGATTCGTCGTTCTTACTAG
- the LOC130463633 gene encoding F-box protein At4g09920-like has translation MKREEEDRLSSLPDDLLINILNRLPIKQVAATHILSHRWSFLWKEVTTLRLVGYLPTYSSFVPISQLMFSQKITAFEFDCSRRVYQSRIYFNDMLRIWVTEICRFRRTKELKLKLELHNRFYLPPIILQTPTIQVLILLDGNFRLNLPSNGIRLPNLIKLQISGNESSLDLQLLNNLLTSCPLLEDVHFQGKIVLKHQIDQHSMPIYAKNLKFLRLYLDIKKKVYGWYNNRPYFRVLIDAPKLEQFHVVSSTTSKIPAFIFLTIPTGLVEARVYIRTGKLQWCNFVNHGLEMIRSIVGIKFLCLSGNVLGPLSCCVSSRNLPILHCLTKLEVGLDNYPTSWIGLKKFVECCPNLKVLVLKRMNSDFRWDELNRSRLVDLMTTMTTTVNVLKLEDDKYDSGLETFFLNIIKDILQIKVETFSTN, from the coding sequence ATGAAGAGAGAGGAAGAAGACCGATTGAGTTCTCTCCCAGATGATCTTCTCATCAACATTCTGAATCGTCTACCCATCAAACAAGTTGCTGCTACTCATATTTTATCGCATCGATGGAGCTTTCTCTGGAAAGAAGTCACCACCTTACGCCTTGTAGGTTACCTCCCTACCTATTCCTCTTTCGTTCCGATTTCACAACTTATGTTTTCGCAAAAAATCACTGCTTTCGAGTTCGATTGCAGCCGCCGAGTCTACCAATCCCGAATTTACTTCAATGATATGTTAAGAATCTGGGTTACAGAGATTTGTCGTTTTCGGCGTACCAAGGAACTCAAACTAAAATTAGAGCTCCATAACCGCTTCTATTTACCACCTATCATCCTCCAAACCCCGACAATCCAAGTCCTCATCCTGTTGGATGGTAATTTCCGTTTAAATTTACCGAGCAACGGAATTCGTCTCCCTAACTTGATCAAGCTACAAATATCTGGAAATGAATCGTCTCTAGATCTTCAGTTATTGAATAATCTTCTCACGTCTTGCCCTCTTTTAGAAGATGTGCACTTTCAAGGGAAAATAGTCTTGAAACACCAGATTGATCAACATTCGATGCCTATATATGCAAAGAATTTAAAGTTTCTGCGATTATATTTGGATATTAAGAAAAAGGTATATGGTTGGTATAATAATAGGCCATACTTTAGGGTATTGATCGATGCACCTAAACTCGAACAATTTCATGTTGTTAGTTCTACAACTTCAAAAATTCCAGCGTTTATCTTTCTGACGATCCCAACTGGTTTAGTTGAAGCCAGAGTTTATATTAGAACAGGGAAATTACAATGGTGTAATTTCGTAAACCATGGGTTGGAGATGATTCGATCGATTGTTGGTATTAAATTTCTATGTTTGAGTGGTAATGTGCTAGGTCCTCTTAGTTGTTGTGTAAGTTCTAGAAACCTTCCGATCCTCCATTGTCTTACTAAACTTGAAGTTGGTTTGGATAATTACCCCACAAGCTGGATAGGGTTGAAGAAATTTGTGGAATGTTGTCCTAATTTAAAGGTTCTTGTATTGAAAAGGATGAATAGTGATTTCCGTTGGGATGAACTGAACAGGTCCAGACTTGTTGATCTAATGACCACGATGACTACTACGGTAAATGTATTGAAGTTGGAAGATGATAAATATGATTCAGGGCTGGAAACTTTCTTTCTAAACATAATCAAAGACATTCTACAAATTAAGGTTGAAACATTTTCTACAAATTAA